From one Triticum urartu cultivar G1812 chromosome 3, Tu2.1, whole genome shotgun sequence genomic stretch:
- the LOC125546735 gene encoding extensin-like — translation MAVACPRPHVPAGGTAVPLAPPRCCYCFSAAAAALLPCAPAMDRARPHRHRSPSPRTCLARGRGHRICGPLPVRTQRRPRALLASPPLRGRAPSRFLACPRAPRTRLASKKGKKEKITPTRSPNPSSDPSPRHTLLPPISSPSPPPSRSTPLSPHPSHSSPPTASPLPFASVPQHAKRLVLDPKRRRLLPDPDPNTTRPLPPSDLDPPSPSPPPSTTLTVDEIAASPPPLSRVPPYTLGHRLALHSAAYGGYLTAMDEPAPLGHHGCRIEQRDYEKREEEDVRWKPVRLVHGNYILLRHTSGRFLRANGKYLPWNNGSSIDNFDTVSTMTHSVVERIPSREGMPETACPRPAPDHREEELAADQDGSRSSFI, via the exons ATGGCCGTTGCGTGCCCCCGCCCGCACGTCCCTGCTGGCGGAACCGCTGTGCCGCTGGCCCCGCCCCGCTGCTGCTACTGCTTCTCAGCTGCTGCCGCTGCTCTGCTTCCCTGTGCACCCGCCATGGATCGCGCGCGCCCCCACCGACACCGTTCGCCTTCACCGCGCACGTGCCTCGCTCGCGGCCGCGGTCACCGCATCTGCGGCCCCCTCCCCGTGCGCACCCAACGCCGCCCCCGCGCCCTCCTAGCCTCGCCGCCTCTGCGTGGCCGCGCTCCATCGCGGTTCCTCGCATGCCCGCGCGCGCCCCGTACGCGCCTTGCCTCG aaaaaaggaaaaaaagaaaagataaCCCCCACCCGCAGCCCAAACCCTAGCTCAGATCCATCCCCCCGTCACACCCTTCTCCCTCCCATctcctcgccgtcgccgcccccctcCCGATCCACTCCTCTCTCGCCTCATCCCTCCCACAGCTCGCCGCCGACGGCCTCTCCTCTCCCATTCGCTTCCGTCCCACAGCACGCGAAACGCCTCGTCCTTGATCCaaagcgccgccgcctcctccccgatccagatcctaACACAACCCGCCCTCTCCCTCCCTCAGATCTCGATCCGCCGTCGCCCTCACCCCCACCATCGACGACCCTCACCGTAGACGAGATCGCCGCGtctcctcctcccctctcccgcGTCCCACCCTACACCCTCGGTCACCGCCTCGCCCTCCACAGCGCCGCCTACGGCGGCTACCTGACGGCCATGGACGAACCGGCGCCGCTAGGCCACCACGGGTGCCGCATCGAGCAGCGCGACTACGAGAaacgggaggaggaggacgtcAGGTGGAAGCCCGTCAGGCTCGTGCACGGGAACTACATCCTGCTCCGCCACACCAGCGGCCGCTTCCTCCGCGCCAACGGGAAGTACCTCCCCTGGAACAATGGCTCAAGCATCGACAACTTCGACACCGTCAGCACGATGACTCACTCGGTCGTGGAGCGCATCCCGTCCAGGGAGGGCATGCCTGAG ACAGCGTGTCCCAGGCCAgcaccggatcaccgggaggagGAGCTTGCTGCAGACCAAGATGG GAGTCGGTCATCATTCATTTGA